DNA from Rhodothermales bacterium:
CATCGTACACTCCGGCGGCTGTTTGCTCAATCATCGTCACCGCTTCGACTTCAGGGGGGACAAAAGCATAGCCGTTTAGAAACAGGAATGCGCGCGTCGCCAGCAATCCGGCTCGCTTGTTCCCATCCAGAAACGCATGATTTTTGATAATCCCGTAGCAATACGATGCCGCAAGGGTGAATATCGTAGCGTGTTCGTCGTATGCAAAGACGTGTTGCGGTTTGGCAAGCGCACTTTCGAGAAGGGTCATATCTCGAACGCCTGCTAGCCCACCAAAGCGCGCTAGTGACTCTTCCTGTAGCGCCATTACCAGTTCCTTGCTGAGCCAG
Protein-coding regions in this window:
- a CDS encoding type II toxin-antitoxin system death-on-curing family toxin, giving the protein MATPDPIWLSKELVMALQEESLARFGGLAGVRDMTLLESALAKPQHVFAYDEHATIFTLAASYCYGIIKNHAFLDGNKRAGLLATRAFLFLNGYAFVPPEVEAVTMIEQTAAGVYDEAALASWIEACSSQRTSPPRTES